The DNA segment TTCCCAATCTAGCTGTTTGGTAGAGTGGATCGATAGTGGTAGCCTTAATATTGTGAGGAGCATTCAGATTTGTTTTTTTAGTCAAATCCACTCCAATATGCCCCCAACTTCCTTCACGATACGCTTGATCCGGCTGGTAAATCACACGGTTATCGGGATCGGTAAAGAAACATTTTGAACCTGCATTTACGGCTATGACCAATTCCTTGTCCTTGCTGGTACGCAGGTCATAAGGCTGAACTTTAAAATTCACCGTAAAAACATCTTTCTGTTTTTCCGAAATTAATTCCAATATGTTTTTTCCGTCTTCAAAAGGAACTTCATATACCGCGGTATAATCAACAACTTTTTGCTTTCCAATCGATTTACCATTGACAAACAACTCCACTTCCGGCAAATTAGAAAACACCTTAACCTGTTGTTTTGCGAAATTTTCGTTCATTGAAGCAGCAGTTCCTATACGATCTGCCCAATCTCTTGATGCAATATAAAGCACCGGTTTTTTGGTGAGTGCTGCTTGCAGGAAATAATAAACATCTTTGGGCTGGCGATTGTATTGAACGATGCCCTTGTTGTTGATTCCCGGCATGGACTCTCCTCGTTTTGACACTCCAAAGTCTATAAAATTCCATATTGATGAACCAATCACAAATGGCCTCGCAAGAATTTGTTTCAAATAAGAAGCATGAAATAGCTGCTGGTATTCCATACTGAAATCATAGCTTTCCGGGCTTAGACTATGAAGTCTTGTATCAGACCCACTACCATACTCACTTATTATCAAAGGACGGTTTGGATATTTAGCATTTTCTTCATCCAAAAATTTTCCAAAATCGGCCAGTGTTGCCCTATACCATCCCTCATAACGATTCCATCCAACCACATTGGGTAAATCACCCAATCCTTTTTTATTGTAAACCGGGCTTGCGTGAAAAGCCAAAGCCGTAAGTCGATTTGGGTCTTCCTTGTGGCATAATGCTTCCAATTCTTTATGCAACTCGCCAAGTTCATCAGAATATCCGCCAATCAATACCTCATTGGAATACCCCCAAAGCACGACTGAAGGATGATTGTAATGCTGTCTGATCATTTCGGTCAAATTATTGCGGCAATTTTCAAAAAACTCTTTTGTTGGCGTAATTGCGTTTACGATAGGTATTTCTTCCCAAGCTATCAGTCCGAGTTTATCACATTCTTCCAGTACGGAAGGATCTTGTGGATAGTGGGAGATTCGGATATAATTTGCCCCCATTTCCTTAATCAGCTTAATATCATAACGGTTCAGGTCATTGCTCAACGCATTTCCCAATCCTTCATAATCCTGATGACGACAGGCACCAATCAATTTTAAAGGTTTCCCGTTAAGCAAGAATCCTTTTTTTGCATCGGCACTAAACCAGCGAAAACCAAGAGGATTATCCACCTCATCCAATACTGTTCCTGATTTTTCTTCAATGATTTGGGTTTTTACACGATAAAGATAAGGAGAATCGGGAGACCATAATTTTGGTGTTATTATTTTTCCAGACAAAGCTGTAAAAGGCATATTTTTTCCAGATTCAACTTTTACTTTTGAAATTACTTCCTTGACAATTTTCCCGTCAGCATCAACGATTGTATTTTTAATCTTTACCGACAAGGTTTTTAACCCCTCGTTTTTGATTTCACCTCGAACCTTTACATTGGCTGATTCGTTGCTTACTTCGGGTGTATCTATAAATATTCCTTTCGATCCGTAGTTGTCGTTATGAAAATGTACTTGATTGTATTCTTCCAAATAAACATCGCGATAAATGCCTCCCCAAAAATTAAAATCTGCACTAAATGCCGATGGAGCTATGGAAGGATTTAATGCGTTATCAACTTTCACGGCAATTTGATTCACCGCTTTATTTCCTTTATTCAAATAGGACGTGATATCGTACCTAAAAGCAGAATATCCTCCCTGATGTCTTCCGACTTCTTTTCCGTTTACATATACATGGACATCCTGTAAAGCACCTTCAAAATACAAACAATACTTTTTGTCCTGACTAATGGTGTGAATCATTTTTTTTCGATACCAGCCGATTCCCTGATAGTAATTATTCCCTTTCATGGCATCATCAGCATTCCAGGTATGGGGCAAATTCACGATACCCCAATCTTGGTCATTGAAAGCCGGATCTTGGGCAGCTTTATTGTCGTTTCTTTCAAAACGCCAGTATTCATTGATTGTTTCTAACTTTCGCTGCGCATTTACAGTCATGAATGTGCTTAACAAAAGCATTATAAAAAGTATTTTTTTCATTTTTTTTGGTTTGGATTTTTGCTAATTTTTTTTGGTTGTTGGAACTTTTACAACAATTTTACCTTTGGTTATTCCCGTTTCATTAAAAGTGTCGATAGTGAAATAATAATCTTGCAACGCATCAAGGCTATGGATCGTCAACGTGTTTGCCTCCAAAACCTGGTAATTTAGGCATAACTTGTCAGGAGCTGTTCCGTAGCGAATGTTGTAACCTGTTGCTTTCGCATTTTTAGGCCAGTCAAGGGCAACATTGCATGCGTCCGAAACATCGCGGACGGCCGTAATTGTTGCAACCGGTTCTGCTTTCTTGGCATTTCCTTTACCAAAGACACGGAAATCGGAAATAGCGAACTTCCCATCCGGAACATGATAATTGGTCAGCCTTATATAACGGGCAGAAACGGGTGATTGCAATTCGACATAATCATGAGGAACATCGGAAGTGTTCCTTGTTTTGTCTGCAAGTATTTTCCAGCTTATTTTATCATTGGAATACTCCAGCAAATATTGATGATAAATAGATGCTGAACGCCCCGTATTAGTGGTGCCCTCGTCATAATAATTTATTTGAATGCTGCCGACTTTGCATTTATTCTGCAAATCCATCATCAACCATTCTCCTTTGTCACCTGTTTGGGCACTCCAGTAATCTTGAATATTTTCGTTGTTTGCCAATTCTTTTGAATGTCCTTCCAATTCAGAAGAAACTTCAATTGGTTTATTGTAGGAAAGCAACATGGCGGAAGGCTGATAATCCTCTGGGCCATTCATCTTTTTGTTGGGTATGGTGTGTGGAAAATCGCCAAATCCCGTATAGGTGTAGAACGTGTCATCCTTGTCAAAAAATGCAGGAAACAATCCTATTCGTCTTTCAAAACGATGTTTTAAACCGACCAACATAGTAACAGCATGCCAATAATTGCCGTATTTGTCCTGAAAAGTGCTGCTATGTCCAGCTGAACAAACAAAACCTTCCGGTTTGTATGAAAACGGATTGTTGTCGGCCAATTTGAAAGGACCCAATGGTTGTTCGCCAATGTACAATCCAT comes from the Flavobacterium limnophilum genome and includes:
- a CDS encoding glycoside hydrolase family 2 TIM barrel-domain containing protein, giving the protein MKKILFIMLLLSTFMTVNAQRKLETINEYWRFERNDNKAAQDPAFNDQDWGIVNLPHTWNADDAMKGNNYYQGIGWYRKKMIHTISQDKKYCLYFEGALQDVHVYVNGKEVGRHQGGYSAFRYDITSYLNKGNKAVNQIAVKVDNALNPSIAPSAFSADFNFWGGIYRDVYLEEYNQVHFHNDNYGSKGIFIDTPEVSNESANVKVRGEIKNEGLKTLSVKIKNTIVDADGKIVKEVISKVKVESGKNMPFTALSGKIITPKLWSPDSPYLYRVKTQIIEEKSGTVLDEVDNPLGFRWFSADAKKGFLLNGKPLKLIGACRHQDYEGLGNALSNDLNRYDIKLIKEMGANYIRISHYPQDPSVLEECDKLGLIAWEEIPIVNAITPTKEFFENCRNNLTEMIRQHYNHPSVVLWGYSNEVLIGGYSDELGELHKELEALCHKEDPNRLTALAFHASPVYNKKGLGDLPNVVGWNRYEGWYRATLADFGKFLDEENAKYPNRPLIISEYGSGSDTRLHSLSPESYDFSMEYQQLFHASYLKQILARPFVIGSSIWNFIDFGVSKRGESMPGINNKGIVQYNRQPKDVYYFLQAALTKKPVLYIASRDWADRIGTAASMNENFAKQQVKVFSNLPEVELFVNGKSIGKQKVVDYTAVYEVPFEDGKNILELISEKQKDVFTVNFKVQPYDLRTSKDKELVIAVNAGSKCFFTDPDNRVIYQPDQAYREGSWGHIGVDLTKKTNLNAPHNIKATTIDPLYQTARLGMEAYKFDVPDGRYEIDLQFCESQEGTAGKREFNVGINNQEVLSALDLFELSGSLTASIKTYTVEVKNGKGIRVDFTPIIGQPIISGIKVTRL
- a CDS encoding family 43 glycosylhydrolase encodes the protein MLERIMTTTILKRAFCVSIFLMSLQISAQKVTNQTAFCNPLNLDYRFQPDLPSRREAADPSMVLYKGKYYLFASKSGGYWTSDNLLNWSFITSPDLPLEDYAPTALVMNDAIYFMALDRRIYKSSDPMSGCWQIVKEALDIYAGDPCLFLDDDGRLYLYHGLTNSKPIRGIELDKNTFNPIGEEKNLMNTDPKLHGWERTGNYNTEQKRPFLEGAWMTKHNGKYYLQYAAPGTQYKSYSDGLYIGEQPLGPFKLADNNPFSYKPEGFVCSAGHSSTFQDKYGNYWHAVTMLVGLKHRFERRIGLFPAFFDKDDTFYTYTGFGDFPHTIPNKKMNGPEDYQPSAMLLSYNKPIEVSSELEGHSKELANNENIQDYWSAQTGDKGEWLMMDLQNKCKVGSIQINYYDEGTTNTGRSASIYHQYLLEYSNDKISWKILADKTRNTSDVPHDYVELQSPVSARYIRLTNYHVPDGKFAISDFRVFGKGNAKKAEPVATITAVRDVSDACNVALDWPKNAKATGYNIRYGTAPDKLCLNYQVLEANTLTIHSLDALQDYYFTIDTFNETGITKGKIVVKVPTTKKN